One segment of Streptomyces sp. YIM 121038 DNA contains the following:
- a CDS encoding type I polyketide synthase produces the protein MADEVQLRDYLKRAIADARDARKRLREVEDQAREPIAVVSMACRYPGGVGSPEELWRLVADGVDAVCDFPEDRGWDVEGLFDPDPDHAGTSYTSRGGFLRGAGLFDAGFFGISPREALAMDPQQRLLLETSWEALEQAGIDPLSLKGIDVGVFSGVSSQGYGAGAGVVTPESEGFAGTGATPSVASGRVSYVFGFEGPAVTVDTACSSSLVAMHLAAQALRHGDCSMALAGGAMVMATPGNFVAFSRQRGLAEDGRCKAFADGADGMGLAEGAGVVVLERLSVARERGHQVLAVLRGSAVNQDGASNGLTAPNGPSQQRVIRRALANAGLSPADVDVVEGHGTGTALGDPIEAQALLATYGRDRDPERPLWLGSLKSNIGHTQAAAGVASVIKMVQALRHGVLPPTLHVRTPTTEVDWTTGAVELLTEAREWPRDDRPRRAGVSSFGVSGTNAHLILEEAPEEPVSEGSAPVGVVPLVVSARTPGALPGQAGRLAAFIETADGTPLATVAGALVSGRALLDDRAVVVADSAEDALTGLRALARGESGPNVVSGSVTGSGVPGDLVLVFPGQGSQWVGMGRELLDSSVVFAERVGECAAALERWVDWSLVDVLRGDVDPEVLERVDVVQPASFAVMVGLAAVWASVGVVPDAVLGHSQGEIAAACVAGALSLDDAARVVALRSQAIAAGLAGRGGMASVALSEAEVTARLGPWAGRVEVAAVNGPSSVVIAGDAQALDEVLEALSRDGVRTRRVAVDYASHTRHVEDIQAALAEALVGVDAKAPEVPFYSTVTGGWVAEAGVLDAGYWYRNLRGQVRFGPAVADLLAEGYGVFVEVSAHPVLVQPITEIVDGADSAAVVAGTLRREEGGLRRLLSSMAELFVRGVAVDWRGVLPATGSARVELPTYAFEHHHYWLTPGEEATDAASLGQAAAEHPLLGAVVSLPQTDGLVLTSRLSLRAHPWLADHAVGGVVLLPGTALVELVVRAGDETGCGVLEELVIEAPLAVPEHSGVRVQVAVGGPGETGARAVEVYSQREDGPGTWTRHATGLVTAPSATAGEGPELDFAAWPPPGAQKVQVEAGDFYDGLAARGFGYGPAFRGVRAAWRRGDEVFAEVALPEEQRKDAGRYGIHPALLDAALQVGTFAAAADPAAEDSGEPVLAFAWNGLVLHAAGAAALRVRVAPCGPDTLSVQAADETGGLVVTMDSLVSRPVSADQVEATADATAATALFGVDWTELPPPQSEPQAWVSVATADEAVALAGSADVPPVAVLRAVGGDGEDAALAVTAQVLAVVQAWLAEADLEESRLVVATRGAVAAGSDATLTDPAAAAVWGLVRAAQAENPDRLVLLDLDPAAPEGGVESVLGPVLASREPQVAVRGTTFTVPRLARVADQLTGTEASFGPAGTVLVSGGGSLGALVARHLVTRYGVRSLVLASRRGPDAEGVAELVAELAGQGAAAAAVACDVSDRDEVKALLASVSTDGQPLTGVVHTAGVFDAGVIGALSAERLAGVFAPKVDAVRHLDELTRGLDLEAFVVYSSASSVFMGAGSSGYAAANAYLDGLMAHRRASGLPGTSLAWGTWEHATNMTTHLSSADRTRMNRRANRTGVVGIKPAEGMELFDAALASGRSLLVPVKLDLQGVRAGAAGGGGVPPLLRGLVPAGRQQARAAAAGDGELVRRLAGLAAAEQEALLLDLVRTQAAVVLGHSGPGGVRADTAFKDVGFDSLTSVELRNRLREATGLKLPATLVFDQPNPLVLARHLRDGLGVSDDVLARVHARIEDVEALIGALPLDAAMKSSVALRLQGLVARCNGVVGRTDAATVAEQLESASADEVLDFIDDELGLV, from the coding sequence GTGGCTGACGAGGTACAACTCCGCGACTACCTCAAGAGGGCCATCGCCGACGCCCGCGACGCCCGCAAGCGCCTGCGCGAGGTCGAGGACCAGGCGCGGGAGCCGATCGCCGTCGTGTCGATGGCGTGCCGGTATCCGGGTGGTGTGGGGTCGCCGGAGGAGTTGTGGCGGCTGGTGGCCGATGGCGTGGATGCGGTCTGTGACTTTCCGGAGGACCGGGGTTGGGATGTGGAGGGGTTGTTCGACCCGGATCCTGACCATGCGGGTACGTCGTACACGAGCCGGGGTGGTTTCCTGCGTGGGGCGGGGCTCTTCGACGCGGGTTTCTTCGGCATCTCCCCGCGCGAGGCACTGGCCATGGACCCGCAGCAGCGGCTGCTCCTGGAGACCTCCTGGGAGGCCCTGGAGCAGGCGGGCATCGACCCCCTGTCGCTGAAGGGCATCGACGTGGGGGTGTTCTCCGGCGTGTCCAGCCAGGGCTACGGGGCCGGTGCCGGGGTGGTGACACCGGAGTCGGAGGGCTTCGCGGGCACGGGCGCGACGCCGAGCGTGGCGTCGGGCCGCGTGTCGTACGTGTTCGGCTTCGAGGGCCCGGCGGTCACGGTGGACACCGCCTGCTCCTCGTCCCTGGTCGCCATGCACCTGGCGGCGCAGGCGCTGCGGCACGGAGACTGCTCGATGGCCCTGGCCGGGGGCGCGATGGTGATGGCCACACCCGGCAACTTCGTGGCGTTCTCCCGGCAGCGGGGCCTGGCCGAGGACGGCCGGTGCAAGGCGTTCGCGGACGGCGCGGACGGCATGGGCCTGGCCGAGGGCGCGGGCGTGGTCGTCCTCGAACGCCTCTCGGTCGCCCGCGAGCGCGGGCACCAGGTCCTGGCCGTACTGCGCGGCAGCGCGGTCAACCAGGACGGCGCCTCCAACGGCCTGACCGCCCCCAACGGCCCCTCCCAACAGCGGGTCATCCGCAGGGCCCTGGCCAACGCGGGCCTCTCCCCGGCCGACGTGGACGTGGTGGAGGGCCACGGCACGGGCACGGCCCTCGGCGACCCGATCGAGGCGCAGGCGCTCCTGGCGACGTACGGCCGGGACAGGGATCCCGAACGGCCGCTGTGGCTGGGCTCGTTGAAGTCGAACATCGGCCACACGCAGGCCGCAGCGGGCGTGGCCAGCGTGATCAAGATGGTGCAGGCGCTGCGCCACGGCGTCCTGCCGCCCACGCTGCACGTGCGGACGCCCACGACCGAGGTCGACTGGACCACGGGCGCGGTCGAGCTCCTGACGGAGGCGCGGGAGTGGCCGCGCGACGACCGTCCGCGCCGGGCGGGTGTGTCCTCGTTCGGTGTGAGCGGCACGAACGCCCACCTGATCCTGGAGGAGGCCCCCGAGGAGCCGGTCTCGGAGGGTTCAGCCCCGGTGGGTGTGGTGCCGCTGGTGGTGTCGGCACGGACTCCCGGGGCGCTGCCGGGGCAGGCCGGGCGTCTCGCGGCGTTCATCGAGACGGCCGACGGGACACCGCTGGCCACGGTGGCCGGGGCCTTGGTGTCGGGCCGGGCGCTCCTCGACGATCGCGCGGTGGTCGTGGCGGACTCGGCCGAGGACGCGCTCACCGGGCTGCGGGCGTTGGCGCGCGGCGAGAGCGGCCCGAACGTCGTGTCCGGGAGCGTCACCGGTTCCGGTGTCCCGGGCGACCTTGTGCTGGTGTTCCCGGGGCAGGGGTCGCAGTGGGTGGGGATGGGCCGTGAACTCCTGGATTCCTCTGTGGTGTTCGCGGAGCGGGTGGGGGAGTGCGCTGCTGCTCTTGAGCGGTGGGTGGACTGGTCGCTCGTCGATGTCCTACGGGGTGACGTTGATCCCGAGGTTCTTGAGCGGGTGGATGTGGTGCAGCCCGCGAGTTTCGCGGTGATGGTGGGTTTGGCTGCGGTGTGGGCGTCGGTAGGTGTGGTTCCGGATGCGGTGCTTGGTCACTCGCAGGGGGAGATCGCGGCGGCGTGTGTGGCGGGGGCGTTGTCTCTCGACGACGCGGCCCGTGTGGTGGCGTTGCGCAGTCAGGCCATCGCTGCGGGGCTGGCCGGGCGCGGTGGGATGGCCTCGGTGGCGCTGAGCGAGGCAGAGGTCACCGCACGCCTTGGGCCCTGGGCGGGCCGGGTGGAGGTCGCGGCTGTCAACGGGCCCTCGTCCGTGGTGATCGCGGGCGATGCCCAGGCTTTGGACGAGGTGCTGGAGGCCCTGTCCAGGGATGGTGTTCGTACGCGCCGGGTGGCGGTGGATTACGCCTCGCACACTCGTCACGTCGAGGACATCCAGGCCGCCCTTGCCGAAGCGTTGGTGGGGGTGGACGCGAAGGCCCCGGAGGTGCCGTTCTACTCCACCGTGACCGGCGGCTGGGTGGCGGAGGCCGGGGTCCTGGACGCCGGGTACTGGTATCGCAATCTGCGTGGTCAGGTGCGGTTCGGCCCGGCCGTGGCCGACCTCCTCGCGGAGGGCTACGGCGTGTTCGTGGAGGTCAGTGCCCACCCCGTACTCGTACAGCCGATCACCGAGATCGTGGATGGCGCCGACAGCGCGGCGGTGGTGGCGGGCACGCTGCGGCGCGAGGAGGGCGGACTGCGGCGGCTGCTGAGCTCGATGGCCGAGCTGTTCGTGCGGGGCGTGGCTGTCGACTGGCGTGGGGTGCTACCCGCGACGGGTTCGGCGCGCGTGGAGTTGCCGACGTACGCCTTCGAGCACCACCACTACTGGCTCACCCCGGGCGAGGAAGCGACCGACGCGGCGTCGCTGGGGCAGGCCGCGGCCGAACACCCGCTCCTTGGCGCGGTCGTGAGCCTTCCGCAGACCGACGGGCTCGTGCTCACGTCCCGCCTCTCGCTCCGCGCTCACCCCTGGCTGGCCGATCACGCGGTCGGCGGGGTGGTGCTCCTGCCGGGCACCGCGCTCGTGGAGCTGGTGGTGCGGGCCGGGGACGAGACCGGCTGCGGGGTCCTCGAAGAGCTGGTGATCGAGGCGCCGTTGGCCGTTCCCGAGCACAGTGGGGTACGGGTACAGGTCGCGGTGGGCGGACCGGGCGAGACCGGGGCGCGGGCCGTGGAGGTGTACTCCCAGCGCGAGGACGGCCCCGGTACCTGGACACGCCACGCCACCGGCCTGGTGACGGCACCGTCGGCCACGGCCGGGGAGGGGCCGGAGCTCGACTTCGCCGCCTGGCCGCCGCCCGGCGCCCAGAAGGTCCAGGTGGAAGCGGGTGACTTCTACGACGGTCTGGCCGCGCGGGGGTTCGGCTACGGCCCGGCGTTCCGGGGCGTGCGCGCGGCGTGGCGGCGCGGCGACGAGGTGTTCGCCGAGGTCGCCCTGCCCGAGGAACAGCGCAAGGATGCGGGCCGGTACGGCATCCACCCCGCACTCCTCGACGCGGCCCTGCAGGTGGGCACGTTCGCCGCCGCCGCGGACCCGGCGGCGGAGGACTCCGGGGAACCGGTCCTCGCGTTCGCGTGGAACGGCCTGGTGCTGCACGCTGCCGGGGCCGCGGCACTGCGGGTGCGGGTCGCGCCGTGCGGCCCGGACACGTTGTCCGTGCAGGCGGCGGACGAGACCGGAGGCCTGGTCGTGACCATGGACTCGCTGGTGTCCCGGCCGGTGTCCGCCGACCAGGTGGAGGCCACGGCGGACGCGACGGCCGCCACCGCACTGTTCGGCGTGGACTGGACCGAACTGCCGCCGCCGCAGAGCGAGCCACAGGCCTGGGTGTCCGTGGCCACCGCTGACGAGGCGGTGGCCCTGGCCGGGAGCGCCGACGTACCCCCGGTGGCCGTCCTGCGAGCCGTCGGCGGCGACGGCGAGGACGCCGCGCTCGCCGTGACCGCCCAGGTGCTCGCGGTCGTACAGGCGTGGCTGGCCGAGGCCGATCTCGAAGAGTCACGCCTGGTGGTGGCGACCCGGGGCGCGGTCGCCGCCGGGAGCGACGCCACCCTCACGGATCCGGCGGCGGCCGCGGTCTGGGGCCTGGTGCGCGCCGCGCAGGCCGAGAACCCGGACCGCCTTGTCCTCCTGGACCTCGACCCGGCCGCCCCGGAGGGGGGCGTGGAATCCGTTCTGGGGCCGGTGCTCGCCAGCCGTGAGCCCCAGGTCGCGGTGCGCGGAACGACCTTCACCGTGCCCCGGCTCGCCCGCGTGGCAGATCAACTCACCGGTACGGAAGCTTCGTTCGGGCCCGCGGGAACCGTGCTGGTCTCGGGCGGCGGGTCGCTGGGCGCCCTGGTGGCCCGGCACCTCGTCACCCGGTACGGAGTGCGGAGTCTGGTGCTCGCCAGTCGGCGGGGCCCGGACGCCGAGGGCGTAGCGGAGTTGGTCGCCGAGCTTGCCGGGCAGGGCGCGGCGGCGGCGGCCGTGGCGTGTGACGTGTCCGATCGCGATGAGGTGAAGGCCCTGTTGGCTTCGGTCAGCACGGACGGACAGCCGCTGACGGGTGTCGTGCACACGGCGGGTGTCTTCGACGCGGGTGTCATCGGGGCGCTGAGTGCGGAGCGTTTGGCGGGGGTGTTCGCGCCGAAGGTGGACGCGGTGCGGCATCTCGACGAGTTGACGCGGGGCCTGGACCTGGAGGCGTTCGTCGTCTATTCCTCGGCGTCGTCCGTGTTCATGGGAGCGGGCAGCAGCGGTTACGCGGCGGCGAACGCCTACCTGGACGGCCTGATGGCGCACCGGCGGGCCTCCGGCCTGCCCGGGACCTCCCTCGCCTGGGGCACGTGGGAGCACGCCACCAACATGACCACGCACCTCAGCTCCGCCGACCGGACGCGGATGAACCGGCGCGCCAACCGCACCGGCGTCGTGGGCATCAAGCCCGCCGAGGGCATGGAACTCTTCGACGCCGCCCTGGCGTCCGGGCGGTCGCTGCTCGTGCCGGTCAAACTGGACCTCCAGGGCGTGCGGGCCGGAGCGGCGGGCGGCGGCGGGGTGCCGCCCCTGCTGCGCGGCCTCGTACCGGCGGGCAGGCAGCAGGCGCGGGCGGCGGCCGCCGGCGACGGCGAGCTGGTGCGCCGCCTGGCCGGGCTCGCCGCGGCGGAGCAGGAGGCCCTGCTGCTCGACCTGGTGCGGACGCAGGCCGCGGTCGTGCTCGGACACAGCGGGCCGGGAGGCGTGCGGGCGGACACGGCGTTCAAGGACGTCGGGTTCGACTCGCTCACCTCCGTGGAGCTGCGCAACCGGCTGCGCGAGGCGACCGGCCTGAAGCTGCCCGCCACGCTCGTCTTCGACCAGCCGAACCCGCTGGTCCTCGCCCGGCACCTGCGCGACGGCCTCGGCGTGAGCGACGACGTGCTCGCCCGCGTGCACGCGAGGATCGAGGACGTCGAGGCGCTGATCGGTGCCCTGCCCCTCGACGCCGCCATGAAGTCCAGCGTCGCGCTTCGCCTGCAGGGCCTGGTGGCCAGGTGCAACGGCGTGGTCGGGCGGACGGACGCCGCCACGGTCGCGGAGCAGCTGGAATCCGCGTCGGCCGACGAAGTCCTCGACTTCATCGATGACGAACTGGGGCTCGTGTGA